The window GTACACCATCAAGGTCACCGCCCAGCAGAACCACGTCGGCACTGCCCAGATAACTCCGCCCGCCGGCCAGACCGTCGCCATACGCGTCACTGTGCCCGGCACCGCCGGCATAACCATAGGCGGAGTTAGGATACCGATATCCGAGCTGGTGCTGTGGATAGTGCTGGTGATAGTCATAGTAATAATCGTCGCGATATTGCTAATGGAGTACAGCAACTGGAGGAGAAGGCGCTTGATGCAGATATTGGCCCCGCCGAAGTAGGCGTAATACCCAGCCACCTTTTTAAAACCCTCCCCTTTTTCTTATATGCTTTCTCTAGAGGAGGGAGCCCGCCTCATCTCACACATACGCTCCTCCATGCAACGGAAGATCAAGGGGCTTCCCCTCAAGACGTCGGACGAGGTCCTCTCCAGGTATAGACTCGGCGTCTTCGTGACGGTCGAGTTCTTAGTCCGCTCCAACGGCTGGGAGCGGCGCGAGGTCCGCGGCTCTCTCGGCGTCGTCCAGCCGGTCAAGGATCTGGCCCACGACTCGGCCAAGATAGCCGGGAAGCTGGTGCTCCAGATACCCCGCTTCTCAGAGATGGAGCTACGCAGGGCCGTGATAGAGGCCACCCTTGTTGACGGGCTCCGGGAGGCCTCCCTCGAGTCCCTCACGTCCTTGAGGTGGGGCATAGAGGGCGTCTACGTCCCTCCCAACTTCGTCGTCCTCCCGCAGACAATGCTGGAGCGCAGGATATTGGGCGACGCCCTCCCGAGATACGTCATGAGCAACGTGGGCGTTCCGGAGAAGATTTACGTGTTCTCAACGCAGATATTCTACGAGCTTAGGCCCGAGGGGCAAGTCATCGAGAGGGAGCTCTGGCGCTCTCGTCTGATCCAGCAAACGCTAGGCTTAAATAGAGGCGCGTAGTTGAAAACGTGTACGTAGAGTTGTTCGTCATATCGGGGAAGAGCCAGGAGCTCGAGGA of the Thermoproteus uzoniensis 768-20 genome contains:
- a CDS encoding AMMECR1 domain-containing protein, whose translation is MLSLEEGARLISHIRSSMQRKIKGLPLKTSDEVLSRYRLGVFVTVEFLVRSNGWERREVRGSLGVVQPVKDLAHDSAKIAGKLVLQIPRFSEMELRRAVIEATLVDGLREASLESLTSLRWGIEGVYVPPNFVVLPQTMLERRILGDALPRYVMSNVGVPEKIYVFSTQIFYELRPEGQVIERELWRSRLIQQTLGLNRGA